In one window of Nicotiana tabacum cultivar K326 chromosome 12, ASM71507v2, whole genome shotgun sequence DNA:
- the LOC142166999 gene encoding uncharacterized protein LOC142166999, which translates to MRRYRNARRGRIPPRRTMHYNEKDINGGKCYKCGRFGHVQAECPDLKTKVSIGFNKNKSFESWSNKDSSEHEEIANLCFMTVLENNMKKSQRVGHMRTLQMKCKDDNENCFMARGETSKNLLSISQLCDSGHEVKFKKIGCAIEDETGQIILPDKRYGNVYILDGFENMDGHICLTFISDDPWLWNKKLGHASMHLIEKLFKHDLVIDIVSTSKPLQLLHMNLFRSTITASIGGKRLKEKRDILLQQFKVIMEENLKAEHLKISVMIKDTPTISLF; encoded by the exons ATGAGGAGATACAGGAATGCAAGAAGAGGAAGAATACCACCCAGGCGAACCATGCACTATAACGAAAAAGACATAAATGGTGGCAAATGTTATAAGTGTGGAAGATTTGGGCATGTTCAAGCTGAATGTCCCGATCTTAAAACAAAAGTTTCCATAGGCTTCAACAAGAACAAATCATTTGAAAGTTGGAGTAATAAAGACAGTTCAGAACATGAAGAGATAGCAAATCTTTGCTTCATGACTGTTTTGGAAAACAACATGAAAAAATCTCAGCGTGTTGGACATATGAGGACACTTCAGATGAAATGCAAAGATGACAATGAGAACTGTTTCATGGCACGAGGCGAAACAAGCAAG AATCTTCTGAGTATAAGTCAGCTATGCGACTCAGGACATGAAGTAAAGTTCAAAAAAATAGGTTGTGCTATTGAAGATGAGACAGGTCAAATAATCCTCCCAGATAAAAGGTATGGaaatgtctatattcttgatggttttgaaAATATGGATGGTCATATCTGTTTAACATTCATATCTGATGATCCATGGTTATGGAATAagaaacttggtcatgcaagcatgCATTTGATAGAAAAACTTTTCAAGCATGATTTAGTTATTG ATATTGTATCTACTTCAAAGCCTTTGCAATTGCTGCATATGAACTTATTTCGATCTACTATAACTGCTAGCATAGGAGGAAAAAG GTTGAAAGAGAAAAGGGATATCTTATTACAACAATTCaaagtgatcatggaggagaatttgaaagcagagCATTTGAAGATTTCTGTAATGATCAAGGATACACCCACAATTTCTCTGTTCTAA